A region of the Bacteroidales bacterium genome:
AATTTTTGGAATCTTTGAATTCTTATCCCAAAACGAAAGAAGTCTTATATGATTCCCTTTGTATAAAGTTCTAAACTCCCAAATGTCATCTGACAATTTCTTAAATAATTCAGAATCATTTACCATACGAGATTTCCAAATGTTGTAAAAGATTTTCTCACGAGTTTTTTCATCCAATGAATCCAAAAACTCAGTAATTCCGTCCAATAGTTCAACATCAAATCTGAAATTCATATTTTAGTTTTTGACAAAGATATTCATTGTATCCTTACAGGGAAACATTTCGGCGAAATTTTTATGGTTGCCAACGTTTGCAAATTGGTTTCGTTTGGAAGGTTGACTTCGTCGAGCTCCCTTCGGTCGGTTACCTTCGGTGAGCTCTCAAAACCTGCCCTGACGCTTTTTATCGGGAGGGCACTCGGTGTCAAATAGTATGTTGTGGGTTTTCGGGTGCATTTTGGTTGTTTTAAATGATAGTTATAAGTTCTTGTGCACAATTATTATATAGCACCTTCAATTGTTTCAATGACTTTCTCCTTTTTTAATATGTGCATTCCAATCCGCTCGTCTGTAACGCCATCCTTAATTTTATAATTATACTGTGGTTCTTCGTTTACTAAATTCGCTTCAAAATATTTAAAAAATACTGATGAATTATCACTCAATTTATCCGAAACCTCAATAATATGCGTTGATATTGCAAATACTCCTTTATTTAATTTGGAAAATGCAGTAATTACTGCCAATGAAGCCTCATAAGCATCTTTAACATTTGTTCCTCTAAATA
Encoded here:
- a CDS encoding type II toxin-antitoxin system RelE/ParE family toxin, with translation MNFRFDVELLDGITEFLDSLDEKTREKIFYNIWKSRMVNDSELFKKLSDDIWEFRTLYKGNHIRLLSFWDKNSKIPKIVVCTHGFVKKDWKVPKQEIEKARSIMKIYYSAK